The Micromonospora sp. M71_S20 genome has a window encoding:
- a CDS encoding MoxR family ATPase: MNDVDRSMPAAEVGHLARSVLEAVGQVVVGKRDALELVLAGILAGGHVLLEDLPGLGKTLTARSFAQALGLDFRRLQFTPDLLPADVTGSFLYDQRSGDFAFRAGPVFTNLLLADEINRTPPKTQSALLEAMQEKQVSVEGVTYKLDEPFHVLATANPIEYEGTYPLPEAQLDRFLLRVSFGYPEAEEEWEVLRRRMARRREEADIKPVVDAETLRAMQAALEDVVVEDSIGRYIVALTAATREHPSVLVGASPRGSLALLLLSRVRAVMAGRDYVVPEDVKEVAAPALAHRITLRPEMWLRRVDPSFVVGEVLEATPAPASGALPSYAAGH; encoded by the coding sequence ATGAACGACGTGGACCGCAGCATGCCCGCCGCCGAGGTCGGCCACCTCGCCCGGTCGGTGCTGGAGGCGGTCGGTCAGGTCGTGGTCGGCAAGCGGGACGCGCTGGAGCTGGTCCTCGCCGGGATCCTGGCCGGCGGGCACGTGCTGCTGGAGGATCTGCCGGGCCTCGGCAAGACGCTGACCGCGCGGTCCTTCGCGCAGGCGCTCGGGCTGGACTTCCGCCGGCTCCAGTTCACCCCCGACCTGCTGCCGGCCGACGTGACCGGTTCGTTCCTGTACGACCAGCGCAGCGGCGACTTCGCGTTCCGGGCCGGGCCGGTCTTCACCAACCTGCTCCTCGCCGACGAGATCAACCGGACCCCGCCGAAGACCCAGTCGGCCCTGCTGGAGGCGATGCAGGAGAAGCAGGTCTCGGTGGAGGGCGTGACGTACAAGCTGGACGAGCCGTTCCACGTGCTGGCCACCGCCAACCCCATCGAGTACGAGGGCACCTACCCGCTGCCGGAGGCGCAGCTCGACCGGTTCCTGCTCCGCGTCTCCTTCGGCTATCCCGAAGCCGAGGAGGAGTGGGAGGTGCTGCGCCGACGGATGGCCCGCCGCCGCGAGGAGGCCGACATCAAGCCGGTGGTCGACGCCGAGACGCTGCGCGCCATGCAGGCCGCGCTGGAGGACGTGGTCGTGGAGGACTCCATCGGCCGCTACATAGTCGCGCTGACCGCCGCCACCCGCGAGCACCCGTCGGTGCTGGTGGGCGCCTCGCCGCGCGGCTCGCTGGCGCTGCTGCTGCTGTCCCGCGTACGGGCCGTCATGGCCGGCCGCGACTACGTGGTGCCGGAGGACGTCAAGGAGGTCGCGGCGCCCGCCCTTGCGCACCGGATCACGCTGCGCCCGGAGATGTGGCTGCGCCGCGTCGATCCGTCCTTCGTGGTCGGCGAGGTGCTGGAGGCGACCCCGGCCCCCGCCAGCGGCGCGCTGCCCAGCTACGCCGCCGGGCACTGA
- a CDS encoding DUF4129 domain-containing protein, translating to MELSALRRWWPVAAVVLLLAVAAFSSAHSSIGASRIPPAADSIPYIPEYPTAEPVPSIPVEPRDTAETTGTRIPKWLVTAVVVLLGLALLGAFGYLTWTLVRGAMRRTTRALPTRRPRRTAEGTAREVAAALDAGLEELDDRDTDPRTAVIACWVRLEEAAAGAGVPRLPGDTPTDLVTRLLRGDPSAGIPAIASADVLAEFAHVYREARYATRKVDERTRDQARVALRRLRGELTVVVAADDAEVPA from the coding sequence ATGGAACTCAGCGCCCTGCGCAGGTGGTGGCCGGTCGCGGCGGTGGTGCTCCTGCTGGCCGTCGCCGCGTTCTCGTCCGCCCACTCGTCGATCGGCGCCAGCCGGATCCCGCCCGCCGCCGACAGCATCCCCTACATTCCGGAGTATCCGACCGCCGAGCCGGTCCCCTCGATCCCCGTCGAGCCGCGGGACACCGCCGAGACCACCGGGACGCGGATCCCGAAGTGGCTCGTCACCGCCGTCGTCGTGCTGCTCGGGCTGGCCCTGCTCGGCGCGTTCGGCTACCTCACCTGGACGCTGGTCCGGGGCGCGATGCGGCGCACCACCCGGGCGCTGCCGACCCGGCGGCCCCGGCGTACGGCCGAGGGCACCGCCCGCGAGGTGGCCGCCGCCCTCGACGCCGGCCTGGAGGAACTGGACGACCGGGACACCGATCCCCGCACGGCGGTGATCGCCTGCTGGGTGCGCCTGGAGGAGGCCGCCGCCGGGGCGGGCGTGCCCCGGCTGCCCGGCGACACCCCCACCGACCTGGTCACCCGCCTGCTGCGGGGCGACCCCTCGGCGGGCATCCCGGCGATCGCCAGCGCCGACGTGCTGGCCGAGTTCGCCCACGTCTACCGCGAGGCCCGCTACGCCACCCGGAAGGTGGACGAGCGCACCCGCGACCAGGCCCGGGTGGCGCTGCGCCGGCTGCGCGGCGAGTTGACCGTCGTGGTAGCCGCCGACGACGCCGAGGTGCCCGCGTGA
- a CDS encoding uracil-DNA glycosylase has translation MVARAARATDLADLDAAVSDCFACPRLVRWREEVARVRRAAFRDQEYWGRPVPGLGVPDARIAILGLAPAAHGGNRTGRIFTGDRSGDVLFAALHRAGLANQPTSVAADDGLTLRDLRIFSAVRCAPPDNKPTPQERDTCAPWLHREVALIRPTLRVVVALGAFAWASWWPVLRQVYGLRPPSPRPAFGHGAHWSGTGAPELLGCYHVSQQNTFTGRLTPGMLDDVFTRAKQLAGVD, from the coding sequence GTGGTCGCCCGCGCCGCGCGGGCGACCGACCTGGCCGACCTCGACGCCGCCGTCAGCGACTGCTTCGCCTGCCCGCGGCTGGTGCGGTGGCGGGAGGAGGTGGCCCGCGTCCGCCGGGCGGCCTTCCGGGACCAGGAGTACTGGGGCCGGCCGGTGCCCGGGCTCGGCGTCCCCGACGCGCGCATCGCCATCCTCGGCCTGGCGCCCGCCGCGCACGGCGGCAACCGCACGGGCCGCATCTTCACCGGCGACCGCTCAGGCGACGTCCTGTTCGCCGCGTTGCACCGGGCCGGGCTGGCCAACCAGCCGACCAGCGTCGCCGCCGACGACGGGCTGACCCTGCGCGACCTGCGGATCTTTTCCGCCGTGCGCTGCGCCCCGCCGGACAACAAGCCGACCCCGCAGGAGCGGGACACGTGCGCGCCGTGGCTGCACCGCGAGGTGGCGCTGATCCGGCCCACCCTGCGCGTCGTGGTCGCGCTGGGCGCGTTCGCCTGGGCCTCGTGGTGGCCGGTGCTGCGCCAGGTGTACGGTCTGCGCCCGCCCAGCCCGCGACCGGCGTTCGGCCATGGGGCACACTGGTCCGGCACGGGCGCACCGGAGCTGCTCGGCTGCTACCACGTCAGCCAGCAGAACACCTTCACCGGGCGGCTGACACCAGGGATGCTGGACGACGTGTTCACCCGGGCGAAGCAACTGGCCGGGGTGGACTGA
- a CDS encoding dienelactone hydrolase family protein: MGEMVSYRGNGGTGEGYLAIPSGGATSPAVIVIQDWWGLVPHVRAVVDRFAEAGFVALAPDFRHGGPASKPSEPRQMLNSAQMDEAAADIAGAADYLAGRSEVAGKVGCAGFCAGASLALWAATRSERIVATAAFYPRLPWDGMRPEWPDYAGKAAHIHCSEEDGTSAADGVRAVRRAIETSGGTCQTYDYPGTSHAFFNEDRPEHFDQRAAATAWARTLELFRAKLG; encoded by the coding sequence ATGGGCGAGATGGTGAGCTACCGCGGCAACGGGGGGACGGGCGAGGGGTATCTCGCGATACCCTCCGGCGGTGCGACCAGCCCTGCGGTCATCGTCATCCAGGACTGGTGGGGACTGGTGCCGCACGTCCGGGCGGTCGTGGACCGCTTCGCCGAGGCCGGTTTCGTCGCCCTCGCCCCGGACTTCCGCCACGGCGGCCCGGCCAGCAAGCCGAGCGAGCCCCGGCAGATGCTGAACAGCGCGCAGATGGACGAGGCGGCGGCGGACATCGCCGGCGCGGCGGACTACCTCGCCGGGCGGTCCGAGGTCGCCGGCAAGGTGGGCTGCGCGGGCTTCTGCGCCGGGGCGAGCCTGGCCCTCTGGGCGGCGACCCGTTCCGAGCGGATCGTCGCCACCGCCGCCTTCTACCCCCGGCTGCCGTGGGACGGGATGCGCCCCGAGTGGCCCGACTACGCGGGCAAGGCGGCGCACATCCACTGCTCCGAAGAGGACGGCACCTCCGCCGCCGACGGCGTACGCGCCGTCCGCCGCGCCATCGAGACCTCGGGCGGCACCTGCCAGACCTACGACTACCCCGGCACCTCGCACGCCTTCTTCAACGAGGACCGGCCGGAGCACTTCGACCAGCGTGCCGCCGCCACCGCCTGGGCCCGCACCCTCGAACTCTTCCGGGCCAAGCTTGGCTGA